One part of the Polyangium spumosum genome encodes these proteins:
- a CDS encoding cytochrome P450, whose protein sequence is MTAAAVPTLPMTRTCPFAPPAEHQKLREEAPIAKVELPNGSTVWAVSSHKLIREILQDPRFSSNRRHPGFPRLTREEQPNDSGLKPLLLELDPPEHGHARRAVIGEFTVHRAAALGPRIQEIVDEHIDAMLAGPRPVDLVQALSLPVPSLVICELLGVPYADHDFFQARSGHLVNQNSPVEVVRQSVIELMQYLGKLIGAKAQSPADDLLSRQIQKQLHETGRIDFEDMVGLAFLLLLAGHETTANMISLSTLVLLQHPEKIAALQEDPSKTPGAVEELLRYFTIAESALGRVAVADVEIGGATVRVGEGVLLLANTGNRDPEVFEKADELDLSRGTRRHLAFGFGPHQCLGQNLARLELEIVINTLFRRIPGLKPAVPFEELSFKDDATVYGMRSFPVTW, encoded by the coding sequence ATGACAGCCGCTGCCGTTCCGACGCTTCCCATGACCCGGACCTGCCCGTTCGCGCCGCCTGCGGAGCACCAAAAGCTCCGCGAGGAGGCGCCCATCGCCAAGGTCGAGCTGCCCAACGGGTCGACGGTGTGGGCCGTCTCGAGCCACAAGCTCATCCGGGAGATCCTCCAGGATCCCCGGTTCAGCTCGAACCGCCGCCACCCCGGCTTCCCCCGGCTGACCCGCGAGGAGCAGCCCAATGACAGCGGGCTCAAGCCGCTCCTGCTCGAGCTCGATCCGCCCGAGCACGGGCATGCACGAAGGGCCGTGATCGGCGAGTTCACGGTCCACCGGGCCGCCGCGCTCGGGCCGCGCATCCAGGAGATCGTGGACGAGCATATCGACGCCATGCTCGCCGGGCCGCGCCCGGTCGACCTCGTGCAAGCGCTCTCGCTGCCGGTGCCTTCGCTCGTCATCTGCGAGCTGCTCGGCGTGCCTTACGCCGATCACGATTTCTTCCAGGCGCGCTCCGGGCACCTGGTCAATCAAAATTCGCCGGTCGAGGTGGTCCGGCAATCGGTCATCGAGCTCATGCAGTACCTGGGCAAGCTCATCGGCGCCAAAGCGCAGAGCCCCGCCGACGATCTCCTGAGCCGCCAGATCCAGAAGCAGCTCCACGAGACCGGCCGCATCGATTTCGAGGACATGGTCGGCCTGGCGTTCCTGCTCCTCCTCGCCGGGCACGAGACCACCGCGAACATGATCTCGCTGAGCACGCTCGTGCTCTTGCAACATCCGGAGAAGATCGCCGCCCTCCAGGAGGACCCCTCGAAGACCCCGGGCGCCGTCGAGGAGCTCTTGCGGTATTTTACCATTGCGGAGTCGGCGCTCGGCCGCGTCGCCGTGGCGGACGTGGAAATCGGCGGCGCGACCGTCCGGGTCGGGGAGGGGGTCCTCCTCCTCGCCAATACGGGCAACCGGGATCCGGAGGTCTTCGAGAAGGCAGACGAGCTCGACCTCTCGCGCGGCACGCGGAGACACCTCGCGTTCGGCTTCGGTCCGCACCAGTGCCTCGGCCAGAACCTGGCCCGGCTGGAGCTCGAGATCGTCATCAACACACTCTTCCGGCGCATCCCCGGCCTCAAGCCCGCCGTGCCTTTCGAGGAGCTCTCGTTCAAGGACGACGCCACGGTCTACGGGATGCGGTCATTCCCCGTCACCTGGTGA
- a CDS encoding flavin-containing monooxygenase codes for MVSVGIIGGGLSGLVSAKTFSRSGFDVTVFEKEDEVGGVWARSRRYPGLQTQNARDTYAFSDFPMPSHYPEWPEGAQVQAYLSSYADHFGVTPRVRLRTQVDEIRRREGGGFSVDTRPVGAPASEKKTHTFDHVIISSGLFSQPFIPEAPGREAFEAKGGVVLHTTALHDLDVLRGKRVVVVGFSKSACDVAATAVAHAREVTLVHRSVGWKAPRFLFGLVNTKFLLLNRFSELFFRYPQAEGFERALHEKASKFVAFYWNGVMDALDKDLGLTKTGLRPELPLSGVGCTLNMAPVGFYEAAQRGTLKLSRGEITRFHEGGVEVSNGARIEADVVIFGTGFKQEIPFLEPSLKRAVQDEQGTFRLYRGLYHPDAPGLGFCGFVNSLYSQLTSEVGARWLCELFLGRMQLPPRDEMIARVDEQIAYRRRERPDGFVGVCVVPHNFQYIDDLCRDMGARVRRLPENPFREFMLPVDPSLYADLAEELETRAREARDRDSACKTPEISRSSSSAFS; via the coding sequence ATGGTCTCGGTCGGCATCATCGGGGGCGGGTTGAGCGGGCTCGTCTCTGCGAAGACGTTCTCGCGCAGCGGGTTCGACGTCACGGTGTTCGAGAAGGAGGACGAGGTCGGCGGCGTGTGGGCGCGCTCGCGCCGCTACCCCGGCCTCCAGACCCAGAACGCCCGCGATACCTACGCATTCTCCGATTTCCCCATGCCGAGCCACTACCCCGAGTGGCCCGAGGGCGCGCAGGTCCAGGCATATCTCTCGAGCTACGCCGACCATTTCGGCGTCACGCCGCGCGTCCGCCTCCGCACCCAGGTGGACGAGATCCGCCGCCGCGAAGGGGGCGGGTTCTCCGTGGACACCCGGCCCGTGGGCGCCCCCGCGTCCGAGAAGAAGACCCACACGTTCGACCACGTGATCATCTCGAGCGGGCTCTTCAGCCAGCCGTTCATCCCCGAGGCCCCCGGGCGCGAGGCCTTCGAGGCGAAGGGCGGCGTCGTCCTGCACACGACCGCGCTGCACGACCTCGACGTCCTTCGGGGCAAGCGGGTCGTCGTCGTGGGTTTCTCGAAATCGGCCTGCGACGTGGCCGCGACCGCGGTGGCGCACGCGCGCGAGGTGACGCTCGTCCACAGGAGCGTCGGCTGGAAGGCGCCGCGGTTCCTCTTCGGGCTCGTGAACACGAAGTTCTTGCTCCTGAACCGCTTCTCCGAGCTGTTTTTCCGCTACCCGCAGGCCGAGGGCTTCGAGCGCGCGCTGCACGAGAAGGCCAGCAAGTTCGTCGCCTTTTACTGGAACGGGGTCATGGACGCCCTCGACAAGGACCTCGGGCTCACGAAGACCGGCCTGCGGCCCGAGCTGCCGCTCTCCGGCGTCGGCTGCACCCTCAACATGGCGCCCGTCGGCTTCTACGAGGCCGCGCAGCGCGGGACGTTGAAGCTCTCGCGTGGCGAGATCACGCGTTTTCACGAGGGAGGCGTCGAGGTCTCGAACGGGGCGCGGATCGAGGCGGACGTCGTGATCTTCGGCACGGGCTTCAAGCAGGAGATCCCCTTCCTCGAGCCGTCGCTGAAGCGCGCCGTGCAGGACGAGCAGGGCACGTTCCGCCTCTACCGCGGCCTCTACCACCCCGACGCGCCGGGCCTCGGCTTCTGCGGCTTCGTGAACAGCCTCTACAGCCAGCTCACCTCGGAGGTCGGCGCGCGCTGGCTCTGCGAGCTCTTCCTCGGCCGGATGCAGCTCCCGCCGCGGGACGAGATGATCGCCCGCGTCGACGAGCAGATCGCCTATCGAAGGCGCGAGCGGCCGGACGGGTTCGTGGGCGTCTGCGTCGTGCCCCATAACTTCCAGTACATCGACGATCTTTGCCGGGACATGGGGGCGCGGGTCCGCAGGCTCCCCGAAAATCCCTTCCGCGAGTTCATGCTTCCAGTGGATCCTTCGCTCTACGCGGACCTCGCCGAGGAGCTCGAAACACGCGCCCGCGAGGCGCGTGATCGCGACAGCGCATGCAAAACCCCCGAGATTTCAAGAAGCTCTTCAAGCGCCTTCTCCTGA
- a CDS encoding cyclic nucleotide-binding domain-containing protein — protein MQNPRDFKKLFKRLLLSPVAGMSWEDKLAFVRAYMRELESRKDPMEESAELEPAIEIIPFEAGRRPIDEALGPGLGASEHAGLVSTLTRNPPADDLVLLYQVKDLYAYVAPFQRTFEVRMSVAFLPHVEGHGAPCPVPGLTDVALKPQVVSAAGYPFPAIAEASWGEFYKTVYAATLNPQGLVPRREDDPDARGFTWSEVGEPLRARTPDGADPFTFANLFHQKIRVTLALHTDGKHLAEDTIDAEIYDTGRFGSLYARLLERLIPADTTMQADALGIGDLHVGYHPWFPVLTIGMDKAMLYLHAIRQDLGEQRRNLPDPAWLLRVGLYLELLTCLGIFEAVRDVHPDLLSPAERAVFEESPVFEKIRERLDVAAWKKVWAMRDIVPSSSDLLAAGPVSFTNLLRKQKATLAFLHAHHEDLKHAIALAGPNVDNAQETWHRVFRDAERAVLKNGLAAFPELGWLDKRTRDFAMWHQRGVFGSYALPESLTGAFGDQDGLFPSACRQYRQSMNEVARFARERQLMDHTGDECIPRTASLFEAYMRGDSALVDALQRRDGYGGGLDAAEPVSLGAEPTHAEIAALLRRVPVFKPLTDREVERLAQKTRPVVYGPHDRVVREGERGSSLFVLASGSVEVLVRQQSGQDVPVATLERGAVFGEVALLLGGERTATVRTTCESTLYEISKQALSPIIESRPQLVVELGLLIAARQRGREDRTKQASPEGLAGRIRKFLLG, from the coding sequence ATGCAAAACCCCCGAGATTTCAAGAAGCTCTTCAAGCGCCTTCTCCTGAGCCCCGTCGCGGGCATGTCCTGGGAGGACAAGCTCGCGTTCGTGCGCGCGTACATGCGCGAGCTCGAGTCTCGCAAGGACCCGATGGAGGAGTCCGCCGAGCTCGAGCCGGCGATCGAGATCATCCCGTTCGAGGCCGGGCGCAGGCCCATCGACGAGGCGCTCGGCCCCGGGCTCGGCGCGAGTGAACACGCAGGGCTCGTGTCGACGCTCACGCGCAACCCGCCCGCCGACGACCTCGTCCTGCTCTACCAGGTGAAGGATCTCTACGCGTACGTCGCGCCGTTCCAGCGGACGTTCGAGGTGCGCATGTCGGTCGCGTTCCTGCCACACGTCGAGGGCCACGGCGCGCCTTGCCCCGTCCCGGGGCTCACGGACGTGGCGCTCAAGCCGCAGGTCGTCTCGGCCGCCGGTTACCCGTTCCCCGCGATCGCGGAGGCGTCGTGGGGCGAGTTCTACAAGACCGTCTACGCGGCGACGTTGAACCCGCAGGGCCTCGTCCCGCGCCGCGAGGACGACCCGGACGCGCGCGGCTTCACCTGGTCCGAGGTCGGCGAGCCCCTGCGCGCGCGTACGCCCGACGGCGCCGATCCGTTCACCTTCGCGAACCTCTTCCACCAGAAGATCCGCGTCACGCTGGCCCTGCACACGGACGGCAAGCACCTCGCCGAGGACACGATCGACGCCGAGATCTACGACACGGGCCGCTTCGGCTCGCTCTACGCGCGGCTGCTCGAGCGGCTCATCCCGGCCGACACGACGATGCAGGCCGACGCGCTGGGGATCGGGGACCTGCACGTCGGGTATCACCCGTGGTTCCCGGTCCTCACGATCGGCATGGACAAGGCGATGCTCTACCTGCACGCCATCCGTCAGGACCTCGGCGAGCAGCGCCGGAACCTGCCCGATCCGGCGTGGTTGCTCCGGGTCGGCCTCTACCTCGAGCTGCTCACGTGCCTCGGCATCTTCGAGGCCGTGCGCGACGTGCACCCGGATTTGCTCTCGCCGGCCGAGCGCGCCGTGTTCGAGGAGAGCCCCGTCTTCGAGAAGATCCGCGAGCGGCTCGACGTCGCGGCGTGGAAGAAGGTCTGGGCGATGCGCGACATCGTGCCGAGCTCGTCGGACCTGCTCGCGGCCGGGCCCGTGAGCTTCACGAACCTCCTGCGCAAGCAGAAGGCGACGCTCGCGTTCCTCCACGCGCACCACGAGGATCTCAAGCACGCGATCGCGCTCGCCGGGCCAAACGTCGACAACGCGCAGGAGACCTGGCACCGCGTCTTCCGCGACGCCGAGCGCGCGGTCCTGAAGAACGGGCTCGCCGCGTTCCCCGAGCTCGGCTGGCTCGACAAGCGCACGCGCGACTTCGCCATGTGGCACCAGCGCGGCGTCTTCGGCAGCTACGCGCTGCCCGAGTCGCTCACGGGCGCCTTCGGCGATCAGGACGGGCTCTTCCCCTCGGCGTGCCGGCAGTACCGGCAATCGATGAACGAGGTCGCGCGGTTCGCCCGCGAGCGTCAGCTCATGGATCACACGGGCGACGAGTGCATCCCGCGCACCGCGAGCCTCTTCGAGGCCTACATGCGCGGCGACAGCGCCCTCGTCGACGCGCTCCAGCGGCGCGACGGTTACGGCGGCGGGCTCGACGCGGCCGAGCCGGTCTCGCTCGGCGCCGAGCCCACGCACGCGGAGATCGCCGCGTTGCTCCGGCGCGTGCCCGTCTTCAAGCCGCTCACCGATCGCGAGGTCGAGAGGCTCGCGCAGAAGACGCGCCCCGTCGTCTACGGCCCGCACGATCGGGTGGTGCGCGAGGGCGAGCGGGGCTCGTCGCTCTTCGTGCTCGCCTCGGGTTCGGTCGAGGTCCTCGTGCGCCAGCAGAGCGGCCAGGACGTGCCCGTCGCGACGCTCGAGCGCGGCGCGGTCTTCGGCGAGGTCGCCTTGTTGCTCGGCGGCGAGCGCACCGCGACCGTGCGCACGACGTGCGAGTCGACGCTCTACGAGATCAGCAAGCAGGCGCTCTCGCCGATCATCGAGTCGCGCCCGCAGCTCGTGGTCGAGCTCGGCCTGCTCATCGCGGCGCGTCAGCGGGGCCGCGAGGACCGCACGAAGCAGGCGAGCCCGGAGGGGCTCGCGGGGCGGATCCGGAAGTTTTTGCTCGGTTAG
- a CDS encoding serine/threonine-protein kinase, whose product MSYRAGDVVDGRYKLLDLIGSGGHGYVFRAEDMDLSAPVAVKCLLPNITSEPVFTTRIAREARAMGLLSGTAATQILAFNRSDNGTLYIVMELLEGKDLEAYVRGVEAKGAPMSIDSALSIMRPVAETLSAAHARGIVHRDVKPANIFVLRTRARGRVRLLDFGLAKEVGGFTVTRDGTIAGSPTYMAPEIWAGKPKDLDHRADVYSFGAVVFRMLGSRLPFPARRMVELLRAVSTDPRPSLRALRPDLPEAVDPWVARVLASQPANRYPSMQEAWAELCAALGRPAELPDDDV is encoded by the coding sequence ATGTCGTATCGAGCGGGTGATGTCGTCGACGGTCGGTACAAGCTCCTCGACCTCATCGGCAGCGGCGGGCACGGGTACGTGTTCCGCGCCGAGGACATGGACCTCAGCGCGCCCGTGGCCGTGAAGTGCCTCTTGCCGAACATCACGAGCGAGCCCGTCTTCACGACCCGCATCGCGCGCGAGGCCCGCGCCATGGGCCTGCTCAGCGGCACGGCCGCGACGCAGATCCTCGCCTTCAACCGCTCCGACAACGGCACGCTCTACATCGTGATGGAGCTGCTCGAAGGCAAGGACCTCGAGGCCTACGTGCGCGGCGTCGAGGCCAAAGGCGCGCCCATGTCCATCGACAGCGCCCTCTCGATCATGCGGCCCGTCGCCGAGACGCTCTCCGCCGCGCACGCGCGCGGCATCGTCCACCGCGACGTCAAGCCCGCGAACATCTTCGTGCTCCGGACCCGCGCGCGAGGCCGCGTGCGGCTGCTCGACTTTGGCCTCGCCAAGGAGGTCGGAGGCTTCACGGTCACGCGCGACGGCACCATCGCCGGCTCGCCGACGTACATGGCCCCCGAGATCTGGGCCGGCAAACCCAAGGACCTCGATCACCGCGCCGACGTCTACTCGTTCGGCGCCGTCGTCTTCCGCATGCTCGGCAGCCGGCTGCCCTTCCCCGCGCGCAGGATGGTCGAGCTGCTCCGCGCCGTCTCGACCGACCCGCGCCCGAGCCTGCGCGCGCTCCGCCCCGATCTGCCCGAGGCCGTGGACCCCTGGGTCGCGCGGGTGCTCGCGAGCCAGCCGGCGAACCGGTACCCGTCGATGCAAGAGGCGTGGGCCGAGCTCTGCGCGGCGCTCGGTCGACCCGCGGAGCTGCCTGACGACGACGTATAG
- a CDS encoding S9 family peptidase — protein MIRRTSFVLALLVLGCSGESLHPAPAPGPSLPPEAPSAQASAAAAEKPAPKGPAAPVARKEPKVTELHGLKLVDDYAWLRKKDAPEVLAHLRAENAYSEAMTASLAPMKERIYGEMLGRLQESDVEVPFREGAYLYYTRTEKGKQYPIYARKSVKGGDKAPEEIVIDPNEIAKTEKYVGLGPMALSADGHLLAYGLDTTGFRQFVLHVRDLRTGKDLTDRAERVTSIVFAKDGKTLFYTVEDPTTKRSYRFYRHTLGEDAAKDALLYEEKDERFRLYASRSSSKQLLFLQSSSHTTSEVRFLPADKPKAELTLVEPRAQDHEYDVDHRGDELVIRTNSPAAPGGPKSTNYRLVVTKVASPGRSSWKETIPHRQGVMIESVELFSTFAVAFEREDGLRQIRVLDPKKLTLGGSHRISLPEPIFTLRQGENREFDATTYRFRFESPTTPSTVYDYEPKKRALVLKKRQEVPNYDPSRYASKRVHATAKDGTKIPVSLLYKKGTSPDGKSPLFLYAYGSYGFPIFPLFSAPAFSLVDRGVVCAIAHIRGGGELGETWHEAGRMKTKMNTFTDFVDVTEGLAQMGWAAKDRIAIQGGSAGGLLVGAVLNMRPDLYRAAIADVPFVDVINTMLDESLPLTVQEFEEWGNPKKKDEFEYIARYSPYENVARKAYPSILVNTSYNDSQVMYWEPAKWVAKLREMKTDANPLLLRTHLEPAGHGGKSGRYEKMQEMAFKYAWLLDRLGVTDAKK, from the coding sequence ATGATCCGACGCACCTCGTTCGTCCTCGCGCTCCTGGTCCTCGGCTGCTCGGGCGAGAGCCTCCACCCGGCGCCCGCGCCGGGCCCGAGCCTGCCGCCGGAGGCGCCCTCGGCGCAGGCCAGCGCCGCCGCCGCGGAGAAGCCCGCCCCGAAGGGCCCGGCGGCGCCCGTCGCGCGGAAGGAGCCGAAGGTCACCGAGCTGCACGGCCTGAAGCTCGTCGACGATTATGCGTGGCTGCGCAAGAAGGACGCGCCCGAGGTGCTCGCGCACCTGCGCGCCGAGAACGCCTACAGCGAGGCCATGACCGCCTCGCTCGCGCCGATGAAGGAGCGCATTTACGGCGAGATGCTCGGCCGGCTCCAGGAGTCCGACGTGGAGGTGCCGTTCCGGGAGGGCGCGTATCTTTATTACACGCGCACCGAAAAAGGGAAGCAGTACCCCATTTACGCGCGCAAATCGGTCAAGGGCGGGGACAAGGCGCCCGAGGAGATCGTGATCGATCCGAACGAGATCGCGAAGACCGAGAAATACGTGGGCCTCGGGCCGATGGCCCTCTCCGCGGACGGCCATCTCCTCGCGTACGGCCTCGACACCACGGGGTTCCGGCAATTCGTGCTCCACGTGCGTGACCTCCGGACGGGCAAGGATCTCACGGATCGGGCCGAGCGGGTCACGTCGATCGTGTTCGCGAAGGACGGCAAGACGCTCTTTTATACGGTCGAGGATCCGACCACGAAGCGCTCGTACAGGTTCTACCGCCACACCCTCGGCGAGGACGCGGCGAAGGACGCGCTGCTCTACGAGGAGAAGGACGAGCGGTTCCGCCTGTATGCGTCGCGATCGAGCAGCAAGCAGCTCCTCTTCCTCCAATCGAGCAGCCACACGACGAGCGAGGTCCGGTTCCTCCCTGCGGACAAACCCAAGGCGGAGCTCACGCTCGTCGAGCCGCGGGCGCAGGATCACGAGTACGACGTGGATCATCGGGGCGACGAGCTCGTGATCCGCACGAACAGCCCCGCGGCGCCGGGCGGGCCGAAATCGACGAACTACCGGCTCGTCGTGACGAAGGTCGCGTCCCCGGGGCGGTCGTCGTGGAAGGAGACGATCCCGCACCGGCAGGGCGTGATGATCGAGTCGGTCGAGCTCTTCTCGACGTTCGCCGTGGCCTTCGAGCGCGAGGACGGCCTGCGCCAGATCCGGGTGCTCGACCCGAAGAAGCTCACGCTCGGCGGTTCGCACCGGATCAGCCTGCCCGAGCCGATCTTCACGTTGCGGCAGGGGGAGAACCGCGAATTCGACGCGACGACCTACAGGTTCCGCTTCGAATCACCGACGACGCCCTCCACGGTCTACGATTACGAACCGAAGAAGCGCGCGCTCGTGCTGAAGAAGCGACAGGAGGTCCCGAACTACGATCCCAGCCGGTACGCGTCGAAGCGCGTGCACGCGACGGCGAAGGACGGCACGAAGATCCCGGTCTCGTTGCTTTACAAGAAGGGCACGAGCCCGGACGGGAAGAGCCCGCTCTTCCTTTATGCGTACGGGTCCTACGGGTTCCCCATCTTCCCGCTGTTCTCGGCCCCGGCGTTCTCGCTCGTGGATCGCGGCGTCGTCTGCGCGATCGCCCATATCCGCGGCGGCGGGGAGCTCGGCGAGACGTGGCACGAGGCCGGGCGCATGAAGACGAAGATGAACACGTTCACCGATTTCGTGGACGTGACCGAGGGGCTCGCGCAGATGGGCTGGGCCGCGAAGGATCGAATCGCGATCCAGGGCGGGAGCGCGGGCGGGCTGCTCGTGGGCGCGGTGCTCAACATGCGCCCCGATCTTTATCGAGCGGCGATCGCCGACGTCCCGTTCGTCGACGTGATCAACACGATGCTCGACGAGTCCCTCCCGCTCACGGTGCAGGAGTTCGAGGAGTGGGGGAACCCCAAGAAGAAGGACGAATTCGAGTACATCGCGCGCTACAGCCCCTACGAGAACGTGGCGCGGAAGGCCTACCCGTCGATCCTCGTGAACACGTCGTACAACGACAGCCAGGTGATGTACTGGGAGCCCGCGAAATGGGTGGCCAAGCTGCGCGAGATGAAGACGGACGCAAACCCGCTGCTCCTGCGGACCCACCTCGAGCCGGCCGGGCACGGAGGCAAATCGGGCCGTTACGAGAAAATGCAGGAGATGGCGTTCAAGTATGCGTGGCTGCTCGACAGGCTCGGGGTGACCGACGCAAAAAAGTGA
- a CDS encoding serine/threonine-protein kinase: MSDSGADTVSIVALAPAQLFHGRYRIVRSIRMGGMGAVYEATDERTAGRRALKIIHPNLLAEHADFKPRFEREARILGELESDHIVRVIDAGVDGPSGLPFLAMELLRGKDLGVVVAEEGPLSPAEVRTYLAQAAFALDKTHAAGVVHRDIKPDNLFLTHRDDGSPCIKLLDFGIAKADGHLGIGMQTKTILGSPYFMAPEQIFMDQPIGPAVDVYALGHTAYMLLVGTPYWSEEFERAPSLITLARCLENPLPEPPSARAQRRHDVAIPTALDAWFVRCVARNPEDRFPSASAAIVALAEALFPAELPSLLPPVMPARERLPSVTFEPASSARGSRPSNPPPSDDARNRQTRHSTPPASGERPRSWTSRPRSGHVIRVERERRLVRLEVWGFWTVEQARAYYDEFARVTQPLWGKRWRVLANTAEFAAQKPDVSAFVERTMEVAQKNGCVRAANIVSSSLTKMQLARMSAEQGLPSFAFFQDEGEALGWLLNGT, from the coding sequence ATGTCGGACTCCGGCGCGGACACGGTGTCGATCGTCGCCCTCGCCCCCGCGCAGCTCTTCCATGGGCGGTACCGCATCGTGCGCAGCATCCGCATGGGCGGCATGGGCGCGGTCTACGAGGCGACGGACGAGCGCACGGCCGGCCGCCGCGCCCTGAAGATCATCCACCCGAACCTGCTCGCCGAGCACGCGGACTTCAAGCCGCGCTTCGAACGCGAGGCGAGGATCCTCGGCGAGCTCGAGAGTGATCACATCGTCCGCGTCATCGACGCCGGCGTGGACGGCCCCTCGGGGTTGCCCTTCCTCGCGATGGAGCTCCTGCGCGGCAAGGACCTCGGCGTCGTCGTGGCCGAAGAGGGCCCGCTCTCCCCGGCCGAGGTGCGCACCTACCTCGCGCAGGCCGCGTTCGCGCTCGACAAGACCCACGCCGCGGGCGTCGTGCACCGCGACATCAAGCCCGACAACCTCTTCCTCACGCACCGCGACGACGGCTCGCCGTGCATCAAGCTGCTCGACTTCGGCATCGCCAAGGCCGACGGCCACCTCGGCATCGGCATGCAGACGAAGACCATCCTCGGCAGCCCTTACTTCATGGCGCCCGAGCAGATCTTCATGGATCAGCCGATCGGCCCGGCCGTCGACGTCTACGCCCTCGGGCACACGGCCTACATGCTGCTCGTCGGCACGCCATACTGGTCCGAAGAGTTCGAGCGGGCCCCGTCGCTCATCACGCTCGCGCGTTGCCTCGAGAACCCGCTGCCCGAGCCACCCTCGGCGCGGGCGCAGCGCCGCCACGACGTGGCAATCCCCACGGCGCTCGACGCCTGGTTCGTGCGGTGCGTCGCGCGAAACCCCGAGGACCGGTTCCCGAGCGCGTCGGCCGCGATCGTCGCGCTCGCCGAGGCCCTCTTCCCCGCCGAGCTGCCGAGCCTGCTCCCTCCCGTGATGCCAGCGCGGGAACGGCTGCCCTCGGTGACGTTCGAGCCCGCGTCGAGCGCGCGTGGCTCGCGCCCCTCGAACCCGCCGCCGAGCGACGACGCGAGAAACCGACAAACCCGGCACTCGACGCCGCCGGCCTCGGGGGAGCGCCCGCGATCTTGGACGTCGCGGCCTCGCAGCGGCCACGTGATCCGCGTGGAGCGGGAGCGCAGGCTGGTGCGGCTCGAGGTCTGGGGTTTCTGGACGGTCGAGCAGGCGCGGGCCTACTACGACGAGTTCGCGCGTGTCACGCAGCCGCTCTGGGGCAAGCGCTGGCGCGTGCTCGCGAACACCGCGGAGTTCGCGGCCCAGAAGCCCGACGTGAGCGCGTTCGTGGAGCGGACGATGGAGGTCGCCCAGAAAAACGGCTGCGTGCGGGCGGCGAACATCGTCTCGAGCTCGCTCACGAAGATGCAGCTCGCCCGCATGTCGGCGGAGCAAGGCCTGCCCTCGTTCGCGTTTTTCCAGGACGAGGGCGAGGCGCTCGGCTGGCTGCTGAACGGGACCTAA
- a CDS encoding cytochrome P450, translating to MSADPVPPLAIARTCPYAPPAQHQALRKEAPISKVKLPSGATAWAVTRYEDIRTLLSDPRFSSSRRHPGFPHLTPFVLPPLNPRPFLIDMDGQEHAAARRAVVGEFTVKRSAALATRIQQIVDEHIGVMLAGPRPVDLVQALSLPVPSLVICELLGVPYADHAFFQTRSTNLVNRNTPMEEKASAFFELLGYLNKLVTDKEEKPTDDLIGRQIQKLREEGTYDHDAMLNLAFILLIAGHETTANMISLSTLVLLKHPEKLAALRKDPEKTPAAVEELLRYFTIAESGIGRVTTEEVELGGVRIPAGEGVIVLANVGNRDPEVFEDADTLDLARGARNHLAFGFGPHQCLGQNLARLELQIVIDTLFRRIPELRPAVPESELSFKEDALVYGMHEFPVTW from the coding sequence ATGTCAGCCGATCCCGTTCCGCCGCTCGCCATTGCCAGGACCTGCCCTTACGCGCCGCCTGCGCAACACCAGGCGCTCCGAAAAGAGGCACCCATCTCCAAGGTCAAGTTGCCCTCGGGCGCGACGGCCTGGGCGGTCACCCGGTACGAGGACATCCGGACGCTCCTGTCCGATCCGCGGTTCAGCTCGAGCCGGCGCCACCCCGGCTTTCCGCACCTGACGCCGTTCGTGCTGCCGCCGCTGAATCCGAGGCCGTTTCTGATCGACATGGACGGGCAGGAGCACGCGGCCGCGCGCCGGGCCGTGGTGGGTGAATTCACCGTGAAGCGCAGCGCGGCGCTCGCGACGCGTATCCAGCAAATCGTGGACGAGCACATCGGCGTGATGCTGGCCGGGCCGCGCCCGGTCGATCTGGTGCAGGCGCTCTCCCTGCCCGTGCCGTCCCTCGTGATCTGCGAGCTGCTCGGCGTGCCTTATGCCGACCACGCGTTTTTCCAGACGCGCTCCACGAATCTCGTGAATCGCAACACGCCGATGGAAGAGAAGGCGAGCGCCTTCTTCGAGCTCCTCGGGTATCTGAACAAGCTCGTGACCGACAAGGAGGAGAAGCCAACCGACGACCTCATCGGCCGGCAGATCCAGAAGTTACGCGAGGAGGGCACGTACGATCACGACGCCATGCTCAACCTCGCCTTCATCCTCCTCATCGCCGGGCACGAGACGACGGCGAACATGATCTCGCTGAGCACGCTCGTGCTCCTGAAGCACCCCGAGAAGCTCGCGGCCCTCCGGAAGGACCCCGAAAAGACGCCGGCCGCCGTCGAGGAGCTCCTGCGTTATTTCACCATCGCGGAGAGCGGCATCGGTCGCGTCACGACCGAGGAGGTGGAGCTCGGCGGCGTGCGTATCCCGGCCGGGGAGGGCGTCATCGTGCTGGCCAACGTCGGAAACCGCGATCCCGAGGTCTTCGAGGACGCGGATACGCTCGACCTCGCGCGTGGCGCCCGCAATCACCTGGCCTTCGGCTTCGGCCCGCACCAGTGCCTCGGCCAGAACCTGGCCCGGCTGGAGCTGCAGATCGTCATCGACACGTTGTTCCGGCGTATCCCCGAGCTGCGCCCCGCCGTGCCCGAGTCGGAGCTCTCCTTCAAGGAAGACGCGCTGGTGTACGGCATGCACGAGTTCCCCGTGACCTGGTGA